From a region of the Constantimarinum furrinae genome:
- the mtgA gene encoding monofunctional biosynthetic peptidoglycan transglycosylase — protein sequence MIKRLFKFLIKTAIWFVVLSVLWVLLYKFVQVPYTPLMAIRYVESDMKLENRYQWKPIEEISPYLQLAVICSEDQNFLKHNGFDVKSIKKAYKNNQNGQKLRGGSTISQQTAKNVFLWPQRNWLRKGLETWFTFLIEMLWSKERILEVYLNSIEMGEGVYGAEAASRHWFNKEASHLTIDNAAAIAAVLPNPRKYRANPASKFISSRVYWIKNQMQNYGTFTLQEEHEK from the coding sequence ATGATAAAGAGACTCTTTAAATTTCTCATCAAGACAGCCATTTGGTTCGTGGTATTAAGTGTACTATGGGTGTTACTCTATAAGTTTGTTCAGGTGCCGTACACCCCTTTAATGGCAATTAGATACGTGGAATCTGATATGAAACTGGAAAACAGGTACCAATGGAAACCCATTGAAGAGATATCACCCTATTTACAACTTGCTGTTATTTGTTCGGAAGACCAGAATTTCTTAAAACATAACGGTTTTGACGTAAAATCGATCAAAAAAGCCTATAAAAACAACCAAAACGGTCAAAAACTGAGAGGAGGAAGCACTATTTCACAGCAAACGGCAAAAAATGTTTTTCTGTGGCCTCAACGAAATTGGTTGCGAAAAGGTCTTGAAACATGGTTCACTTTTCTTATTGAAATGTTATGGAGTAAAGAACGTATACTGGAAGTGTATTTAAACAGTATAGAAATGGGAGAAGGAGTGTATGGAGCTGAAGCGGCTTCCCGACATTGGTTTAACAAAGAGGCATCCCACTTAACCATAGATAATGCAGCCGCAATTGCCGCCGTATTGCCCAATCCTAGAAAATACAGAGCGAATCCCGCATCTAAATTTATTAGCAGCAGAGTGTATTGGATCAAAAATCAAATGCAAAATTACGGTACCTTTACATTACAAGAAGAACATGAAAAATGA
- a CDS encoding 3-oxoacyl-ACP synthase: MNVKELKTGLLHHCKDTVEKRFQKIKQTITDIEESLQEESKSSAGDKHETGRAMLQIDRENAGKQLQGIEMVQSLLKKIDVSAVSDYARLGSMVYTNQGNYFMSISIGAVTMNKTPYLCVALNSPIGAHLTGKRKGETFRFNEKDFVVTSVR, translated from the coding sequence ATGAATGTAAAAGAACTCAAAACGGGTTTGCTGCATCACTGTAAGGATACAGTAGAAAAGCGATTTCAGAAGATAAAACAAACCATTACCGATATTGAGGAATCCCTGCAGGAAGAGTCTAAAAGCAGTGCGGGAGATAAACACGAAACCGGCCGTGCAATGCTTCAAATAGACAGGGAAAATGCAGGCAAACAGTTGCAGGGGATCGAAATGGTGCAATCGCTACTTAAAAAAATAGATGTTTCGGCGGTTTCAGACTATGCGCGTCTGGGGAGCATGGTATACACCAATCAGGGGAATTATTTTATGAGCATTTCCATAGGAGCGGTAACAATGAACAAAACGCCTTACCTCTGTGTTGCCTTGAATTCACCCATAGGAGCACATTTGACAGGTAAGAGGAAAGGAGAAACCTTTCGATTTAACGAGAAGGATTTTGTCGTGACCAGTGTGCGCTAA